Below is a window of Variovorax sp. TBS-050B DNA.
AACTGCTGGTGGCGCGCGTCGCTTCGCTGCGCGTGGGCGCGGCCTCGAACGAGGCATCGCAGATCGGCCCGATGATCAATGCGCGCGCGGTCGAGAAGATCGAGCGCCACGTGCAGGACGCCGCTGCGCGCGGCGCGCGCGTGCTCACGGGCGGCACGCGGCTGCCCGCGCTCGGCCCCAACTACTTCGCGCCCACCGTGCTGGAAGATGCCGACGCGACGATGGCCTGCGCCTGCGAGGAGACCTTCGGCCCGGTGGTGCCGCTCACGCGCTTCACCGGCGAGGCCGAGGTGGTGGCCCAGGCCAATGCCACGCCCTTCGGCCTGGCCGCGTACTTCTACACGCAGGACGTGCGCCGCATCTGGCGCGTGGCCGACGCGCTCGAAGTCGGCATCGTCGGCATCAACGAAGGCGCGCTCGCCGCGGAGGCTGCGCCCTTCGGCGGCGTGAAGGATTCGGGCTACGGCCGCGAAGGCTCGGTGCACGGACTCGACGACTACCTGCACACCAAGTACCTGTGCCAGGGCCAGCTGGACTGACAACCACCACCCGGAGCAACACCCAACCATGCCCGCACACAACCCCTTCAAGACCGCGCTCGCCGCGCAGCAGCCGCAGGTCGGCCTCTGGCTCTCGATGGCCGATCCGTACATGGCCGAGGTCAGCGCCACCGCCGGCTTCGACTGGCTGCTGATCGACGGCGAGCATGCGCCCAACGACCTGCGCTCCACCCTCGCCGCCCTGCAGGCCGTGGCGCCGCACCCCGCGCAACCCGTGGTGCGCGCGGTGCAGGGCGAGACCGCGCTGATCAAGCAGCTGCTCGACATCGGCGCGAAGAACCTGCTCGTGCCCATGGTCGACACGCCGGAGCAGGCGCGTGCGCTGGTCGCCGCCACGCGCTATCCGCCGCTCGGCGTGCGCGGCGTCGGCAGCGCCGTCGGCCGCGCCTCGCAGTGGAGCGGACGCACCGATTACCTCGACGTCGCCGACGACGAGGTCTGCCTGCTGGTGCAGGCCGAGACCGTGAAGGCGCTCTCGAACCTCGAGGCGATCTGCGCGGTGGACGGCATCGACGGCGTCTTCATCGGCCCGGCCGACCTCGCCGCCTCCATGGGCCACCGCGGCCGGCCCGGCCATCCCGAGGTGCAGGCCGCGATCGAATCGGCCATGCGCACCATCGTCGCGTCCGGCAAGGCCGCGGGCACGCTGACCTCGGACCCGAAGCTCGCGCGGCGCT
It encodes the following:
- the hpaI gene encoding 4-hydroxy-2-oxoheptanedioate aldolase, which gives rise to MPAHNPFKTALAAQQPQVGLWLSMADPYMAEVSATAGFDWLLIDGEHAPNDLRSTLAALQAVAPHPAQPVVRAVQGETALIKQLLDIGAKNLLVPMVDTPEQARALVAATRYPPLGVRGVGSAVGRASQWSGRTDYLDVADDEVCLLVQAETVKALSNLEAICAVDGIDGVFIGPADLAASMGHRGRPGHPEVQAAIESAMRTIVASGKAAGTLTSDPKLARRYLDLGCTFVAVGVDLLLFAGAARRLAGEFKDTAGAAESGPRAAY